In Ovis aries strain OAR_USU_Benz2616 breed Rambouillet chromosome 22, ARS-UI_Ramb_v3.0, whole genome shotgun sequence, the DNA window AGGCGGGTGAGGTGTCAGCGACGCAGCCCACGGAACCACCCCACGTCTCAGAGTGAAACGGGGGCGGGGCCCCGGCTGGCGAGCTCCAGAAAGGAAGACGGGGCTGTGCCAGCCGGGGCCACCTGAGGCAGCCCTGCCTCCAGGGTGAGCAGGACGGAAGAAGCtgaggcctgggggcagggggcaggctgCTGGGGCGGAGGTGAGCTCCCAGGAGTCTGCCCAAAGCCTGGAAGCCCCCGGCCCTCAGCCCCCTTGCTACAATCATGGGCACACAGGGAGCTATCACCCTGCTCAGTGGGAAACGGGCTCTGAGGCGGGTGGGGGGGACCCCCGGGCCAGCATCCTGCCGAGACTTACCAGGCGGGAGGGCAGAGCCCGCCGAGCACGGGGTACACCCAGGCGCCGGGGCGTCACCACCTCGTACTGCTCCACGTGGGGCAGGGCGGCCCCGGGGGCGACCCCTGCAGGAGAGGGGGGTCAGCAGTGCACAGCACACCCTCCTGCCCCGGGAGTTCCTTCCCAGCCTGCCATGCACGGCCCTTTCTCTGGGGGAATCACCACAGACCCTGAGGTCTGGCTCCCCAGCCGGAGTGGGGACCCTGCCTTAAAGAGACCACAGGACCCCCACCCGGGCGGTGCCCAGAGACGCTGCCCAGCGCCAGCCCGTCTAGGAGCTCACCAGCTGCCACCCAGAGCCCAGGTTGGCCTGGATACCGCCCCCCTCAGGGGCCAGGACGCACACaggccctggggggtgggggggagcggGTCTGCCCGCCCCATTCATCTCCATGATCACAGGGCTGCATCTGAAGGCAGAGCGAGAGCCCTCTTCCGCCGGGCTCAGCCAGCCTGAAGCTAGAAGCTGCCCTGTACCCAGCCGGACAGCCCAGACCCAGAGCTGGCCACCGGCCTCACCCCTGAGGTCCTTCTTGCCAGCATTAGTGGTCGTCCCCCGTCAGACCATTTGGCAAAGCTCCAGGACAGAGGCCGAGGGGAGGGCGCCTGCCTGGGAAGTGCCCTCGCCCCAGAACCCACGGAGGCTCTTGGGAGCCAGGGTGGGGGTAAAGGCCAGCAGCACAGCCAGCACCCCCAGAGAGAGGCAGGTCCCCATGTGGCCAGGCAACTCCGTGGGGTGTCCCCGACCCCCCAGCTCCAGGCTGAGGCTCCTAGTCCTTCCTTTCTCGGCAGGCTGGGGCTCCCAGCAAAGGTGGGCAATAGCCCCCAGGCCCTGGATTggagccggggggggggggggggggcgggggggcagccAGCCCTTCACTCTGAACTTCCCCGCAAGGCCCTCCTCCAGCGCAGGAAACGCCCAGCTGACCGTTTACCCACACAGTTCCCTTTTGCAGGTTCCCTGCGTCCACCGCCTTGGCTTCCCCGCTGACTGGCCGACTCCCCGAGACGAGCCCAGAGTCCCGCGCGGGGAGCCGCGGGCCAGGCGGCGGTGCAGGCAGCGCGGGACCCGCTCCTCACCCTGCAGCCCCAGCGCGGCGAACAGCAGGAGCCCGAGGCCGCGCATGGCGGGGGTCCGGTGGGCGTGGGGTGCGCGTCGGCCTTCGGGGGCCCGAGCGCTGGGATCCGGGGTCCGGGAAGGGCGGCGAGAGCAGGTACCGCCGCGGCTGCGCCCGCAGAGGTTCGCCTTGCGCTCGAGTCAGGCTCCTTCCCGCGCGCCCCACCCGCGGCGACCAGCCCCCGGGCCGCGGCCAATCGGCGCCTCGGGtgccgggaggggcggggcccccACCGCCTCCCAGGTCTCCCGTTAGTCCCCTGAGGCTCCGGGTCAGCGACCGTAGCCGGTGCTCAGCACAGGGAAGTCTCCTAAATGTGAGCAGAATTGGCAGGGAGTCGGGCTGACACGGGCCACCCTGCAACACTGCGTCCTCCAGGTGGGTGAGGGACAGGCCGGAGCTGCCGGGGGCCTGCTGGGATGGCGGAGTTAACCGACTGggaagggctgtgtgtgtgtgtgtgtgtgtggggggtctCTTGAGGGGGGCATCCCTCCAGCTTCCTGGGAACAGAAAGCCTCAGCGGCCCCTGGgcagccctgcccccaggccctgAGCCCTTGCTGGGGAGCCTGGCGCAGGGCACGCCGGGGGGCAGCCTCTTCACTCGGGGCAGACACCCTGCACTGTGGAGAGGGCCAGGCGAGGCTGCCTGCCCGGTGGGTGGCCCAGGAGCGGGCCAGTGCGCCAGTGCCCTGCACGGCGGCTGGACAGCCTGCCCGCGGGCGGCTCCCCTGGTTTCTGCCAGTCCTGCCCTCCCGTCCTGTAGGGTGGGGCCGCCCCCTTTGGCCTGGTACCCAGGGACCCAGGCTTCCTGCAGCCGAGCTGCCCACTGGCACCCACGTCTCCTTCTGGACAGGCTCCCTGACATGGTCAGACGTTGGGGCATGTCAAGGCCTCAGGTGAGATGGTGTGGTGCTCACAAGTGGTTCCAGACCAGAGGTCAAAGTTCACCAGGCCATCATTCCCCCCAAAGTGAATGGCAGGAAAAGAAACCCAAGGCGGGACGGGCTCGCACACACTTTGGGGTGTTCCGGGCGCAGCTGACAGCGGGGGGCAGAGGTGGCTTCTGTCCCTGAGCTCACGTCACGATGACGCGCGTGAGACGCCCAAGTCATCTGGCAATTTTACTTCTCTTCCTTGGTATTTATTGCGTGTTACCTGATAGCAGAAGTTCAAAGGCAGCCTGACCCTATTTGGGCAAAAACACCAGCTGCTGGGACTACATGGCCCCACAGCGAGCTGCCCAGAGCACAGCAGGAAGCTCAGCGACAGGGCAGCCGCCTCCAGCCAGAAAGCCCCCCCACCACCCCTCGACATGGGCCAGAGCCCCTCTCACCACAGAGGACCCGGCCACCAAGCCCACCACCGGCCCCAGCGGTGTCTCAGGAGAGCCCAGTGCTGAGCCCAGGACAGGGATGAGGGCCTCGGGGCCAGGTGGGAGGCCAGCAGGTGCCCTCAGGCAGACGCTGTGGGCAGAAGCCCCACGGGACTGGCAGATAAGCCTCGCTGCTCCAGGGCAGGCCTGCACACAGCTCACAAGAGGAAGCTCGAGTCCACCCCGTTTGGATGGTGCCCTCTGCTGGGCACAGCCAGGCTGAgcgctgcccccaccccagtccctggGGGAACCCGGGCATCCATCCCCTGCCAGGGGCTAGGTGGTCAGAACTGGATTTTGAAAATGAGACACACGGAATTCTGCAGGAAGGGCAGCTTTGGCAGGAGGCTGGGGGGGCAGGGCAGCAGGAAGATGCTAACCACCGGACGACACACCCGGGACAGTGGGCTGGGTGGGGCCTCCCCTCAGGCGGCAGCCCCAGGCAGCTCTTGCACCCTCTCGGCTGTGGGCTGATGACGCACCCGCACCCAGGCGGCTCCAGCTGAGGACCAGAGGCTGTGCTGCCCCCTGCTGCCCGGAGCCGACCTCAGCCTGAAGGACCAGAGTGGACACCACACTGGATCTTGCCCGTGCCCAGCACCTTGCTGACCATCCTAAAGTTGTTCTAAGGCCACgtgttttcactttgctttatCTGAAGCCAAAAAATTCATCCAAGTGACTCTGCTCCATCTGGGAGAGGATGGCAGAGACGACTGCCCTGCCCCGTGCCTGCCCAGACCAGCAGACGCGCTCTGGTCCAAGTGTGAGCCCAAGAACGAGAGGAGACGAGTGCAGGTGCGTCAACTTTACGTCTGGATAGGACACAGGGCACACACGCCCTGGAGACGCCGCAGGGCGCCACGCCGAGGCTCGGCCGGGGCAGCTGGGCAGCGTCACTGTGCAGGCACGGCCACCCTGGGCACGGGAGCAGGGGGCCCCCTCGGGCCGGGCACGGTGGGGGCCACCTTCTGGCTCCTTTCTGCAGACAGGCGCTCCAGCTGCTCTGTGTAGAAGCCGTTGAAGTCCAGCCTGTGGGGGAAGCGGGTGGGGTCCTCAAGCCACCTCAGTCACCCTGGCGACACCTCACCCCCACGGCGAGGCCCAGGGCACTCGGGTCACcagcacacgcgcacacacagccAAGGCGCCACCTGCTCCAGCGCCAGTGAGAGCAGAGCTTAAAGACAAGGAAACCCCCAGATCAAAGGGCAGACAAGCGCCTCCAGCCCTGGGACTGCAGCTCTCGGAGCCCTGGGCCCTGGACGTCAGGGCCCTCGGGCAGAACAGAGCAGTCCCAGTATCCAGCTGAGCCGGAGGCCGCCCAACAGGAGCTTCCGGGAGCAAGGGCCGCCCCTCCTCCACAACCTCACTCACTGAACATTAACTGCCAGCCCAGAGCCGCAGACCCCACTGCTTGGCCCACAGGCCCCGTGCTCCACCCTCCAGTCTCCCTCCTCCACTGCTTGGCCCACAGGCCCCATGCTCCGTCCTCCCCACGGGCCCCCGCTGCCTGGGCCTCGGGCCCTGTGCTCTGCCCTCCACAGTCCCCCCCCCTCCACTGCTTGGCCCTTGGGCCCCCTCAGATCCCACACTCCTGCCCCCATTACGCCTGCTGCTCGTCGCTCCTGGGGTCACAGGCAGCGCACCCTATGGGAGCACAGTCACGGCCCTGGAGGCGTGGCCACCTCGCGTGCCTGCCACGGCAGGTGGGGCGTGGGGAGGGCAGCACCCCCTCACTGCCTGTCTGGAGACAGGGTCCTCCCTTCTCCGGTCCTGGCTCAGGGTGCAGCGGCCGGTGCAGCTGACCCCGGCCTGGCCCTCGGAACACAGACCCATTGGGCCGGGGGAGGTGCTGATGTGGCAGCCTCGCGCGAGCACGCGTGCAAGCACTCACGTACACATACCCTGAGGGATGTGCGCACACTCACAGACGCATGCACACGTGTGAACACCCAGACGGCCTTCTTTCAGCAGGTGGCGTGGACCAGCACCAGCACGCAGAGGCCAAGGATGCGGCCTCAGTCGCTGCGGTGTGGGGctcggcggggcgggggcgggccaGGGGCTCGGCGGGGCAGGTGGGCGCCGGGCAGTTCAGGACTCGGTGGGGCGGGGGTGCGGGTTGGTGAGGGGCTCAGCGGGGCAAGGGGCGGTGCAGAGGctcggcggggcggggcggggcgggggcggggcggggcggggcccacCTGGAGATGACGCTGGCCATGCCGTGCTCGCAGTCGCTGGTGCTGTAGACGCTCAGCCGGGCCAGGAGGTCGAGCAGGTGAGCTGAGAAATTCTTATCGAATTTATTGATGGTGGCCTCGAAGCTGGAGGCCAGCTGTGGCGCGTCCACATGCTCAGCCAGGCACTGCAAGACACGGCGCCCCCAACAGCTCAAAACCCGCTCCTCTTTTTAAACAGAAGAACGCGTCTTAGAAAGTCATCAATAAAAGGTAAAAAGTTAGGGCGTCATATAAATTCCTGAGACGGGAGGACCCAGGCCCATCCAGGCAGGTGGCCCTGCGTCCCTAGCCCACGGAGCCAGGAGCCAGGACGTGGACCGCGGGGCTTCCTCAGGGAGCTCAGATTTTCAAGCTGCCCCTAGGCGAGTGGGCAACCTGGAAGTGCCCGCATGGGCCACCTTACACCGCCCGCCCTACAGGACACACACCTGCACCTGATCAGGTGGCAACTCCGCCAACTAGACAGACTCTGTTCAGGGGCCACAGGGCCCAATCTCCGTGCTCACTGGGCCCCCGGGGGTGTCCCCATGGCCTGGCCTAACCACACACCCTTGGacgacacagccctgccctgggaAGCTGGGAAGGGAGATCCTCCACGGCTTGTGTTTGGAACGTAATTTAGAAATAGTCTTTTTTATGAACCAAAGGCAGGCAGGAACGGAAGGACGTAGCAAGCAGGCTTCTAAGCACCGTGACCCGAACACTGTGTCAAATCCGAGGTGAGGAAGGAGGCCGCCGGGGACGTCTGCGCGGCACCACCCACCTTGCGGGCGAGCTCCTTGCGGGCGCGTTCCTCGGCCCGCTCGGCCTCCGTGGGAGGCCCCTGCATCGTGCCGTGCTCCAGTGTCAGGCGGCCCAGCTCGCTGTCCAGTTTCATGCTCTGCGTGAATCTCTTGGGGGTCGGGAGGAATGCTCGTCAGCCACAACCAACCCCCGAGAGGAAACGTAGCCCCTGCGCGGCCAGGACGGGCTGCAGACTCGGGTCGTGGCTCCCGCCCCGCGCCCACCCAGTCCCGGCGGCACCTGCATGCAGTTGGTGAACATGACGCACACGGACATGAGCTTGGAGAAGACGCGCAGGAGCTCGGGGTTGGTCAGCATGCAGTCCTTCAGGCAGCTGTCCAGGAAGCTGGTGTGATGCCCCAGCACGTCGTCGATGTTGGAGGCCTGCGTGGGAGGCACCGTCGGGGGCGCCCGAGGGGACGGCACCACGTCCCCACGGGGCTGCTACCCATGCTGCTCCACTCCTCTTTTAAACAACCCTGGGGCCTCTTAGGGAAAGCCTTCAAAATGTTGCTAAAAGACCACATTTAATGTGCCCCACAAGGTCTaagattttggtttttaaagacaaaatacaCTGTTCGCTGTACTTTTGGTCCTGGAGTTTGGTGACGTGCCCCTGGCTGAAGGGCCCCAGGGCCCTGGACAAGGTGCCGGCCCAGCGCCGAGGCTCTGAGGGAAGGACGCGCACCTCCAGCAGCCTGAGCCCAGGAGTCCCGCGcgccctgcctcccctcctgggAGCCGTGGGGCCCGGTCCTGCCTCCCTGGCCCCTGAGCCCGCTCTGCAGACCCCCCCGCCCGGTGCGGGGCTGGCGGGCTGGACTCACGGCCCCCCCTCCCCGGTGCGGGGCTGGCGGGCTGGACTCACGGCCCGCAGGTTCTTCTCCAGGACGTGCCAGGTCGGCTCCATCACCTCGAACATCATGTAGTACTGAATGTTCTGCACGAAGTTGAGCATCCGCTGCCGCAGGGTGAAGGCGCCCGCAAACCTGCGCGCGGCGGAGCCGTCACATGGGCGCCCCGAGGGCCCGGGCCTCCTGCTGCTCCACACCCGGAGGGGCCTGGGCTCCGTCCCGCCTGTACGCAGCACAAAGGCGGGGCGGCAGAGGCCGCGGGCGTGTGCCGCAGGGCTGTGCTGGGTGTGCACAgggcccgcccgcccgccccgggCACCGCCCGCCCCGGGCACCGCCCGCACCACTTGGCAGAGTGCAGGGAGCGCTGCTTGGCGGCCTTGCTGCTGATCCAGACGCTGCAGAGCTGCCGCTCCACGTGCTTGCAGTAGAACACGTGTCTGAAGAGCATCTGGTAGCGTGTCAGGGCCTTCCTGTCAGCACAGGACAGGCGGCTCCAACCGGCGCCGGGAGCTGCTGCTGCCCCGGACGCCCCACCCGAGGCTCGTGGGGCAGAGCGCGGCCCAGCAGCCAGTAACCCCCAGGGCACGAGCAGGCATGAGAGCCGGACGCGCACCTGTTAATGATCAGAGACAGGGGCCACTTGACCACATAGTCAAAGGAGAAGGCCTCCAGGCCGCTGAGCGTGAGCTCGGTGGGGTCGGCGTGGACCATGGCTTTCTCCTGCTTGGTCTCGATGGCCAGGACCCGCAGCAGCTGGGTGATGAGGTCGTGAGGCATCAGGTCGATCTTGGGGAAATGGACGAACAGCATCACACGCGGCCACACCCACCCCAGCATCATGGCTGGAAAGTGAGCCCAGAGCCAAGGAAGAGGCCCAGACACACGCTAAGTCTGGCAGATGGCCGAACGCACCGGACACCCACTGACAAGCTGAACCCGAGCTGCGGGAAAGGCAGAGCCGCACACGCCTGCGTCAGAAGGAGCGCCTCAAGTGGGCAGCCTCTCTCTACAACTCAAGAAACCTAACAATAGCCAACTAAGCCCACGATCAGCAGAAAGAGAGAATAAAGATTAGAGCAGGAATCAGTAAAAACACAACAGAGAAAAAACACAACAGAGAAAGCAGATGGAACCAAGTTAGCTGTCTGAAAGATTTGCAAAACTGACAAGGTTTTAGCTATACTTAACTAAAAAAACACATACAAATTACTAAGGACCGAGGCCCGTGTCCCTGCCCAGCGCGGCCGCAGAGGCCCACGCGGAGGCTGGGCGCCCACAGCCTGAGATGCGTCCCGACAGAGCCTGGGCACTCCCGGGAGCGCCCCTCCGCGGGGAGCAGCGCTCAACAAGGGCCCACCTTAAGGTCATCTTTGAAGGGGTCGGTGTTGGCGGTGCTCATACGCAGGGCCAGCTCCAGCAGCGCCTCCAGGCGAGTGGGCGTGATGTCGTCCACCGGCTTCTTCAGCTCTTCCTCTGTGAGGTCCATGAAGTGCACGAAGAAGTCGCCCTGGCCCATGAGGAAGTAGCGCTTGATGGACCTGCGGGCAGGCAGAGCCCAGACTCGCCCGGCACTCCCCACAGTGGGTGCCAGGCCACGAGGggctgggtggggcagggaagaCGTGGAAGTGCGGTGCCCGTGAGTGCTCCCACCGACAAGCACACTTACACGGGCGTCAGAGGCTCAAAATGAGCTCAAAGGGATGGGGGCACAGGCCTGCCGCACCAGGCTGTGCAGGAGATGCCGCCAGACGGGCACGGAGGGGGCTGCAGACGGgcccctggagggcagggagCTGCCGAGCTCACGCACCTCAGGTGGGCCATGAGCCCCTTCTACCCCAGGAGGAAGCCGCGCACCTCAGACGGGCCTCAAGCCCCTTCTCCCCAGGAGGAAGCTGCACACCTCAGGTGAGCTACGAGCTCCTCCTCCCCCAGGAGGAAGCCGCGCACCTCAGATGGGCCGCAAGCCCCTTCTCCCCAGGAGGAAGCTGCGCACCTCAGGTAAGCTATGAGCTCCTCCCCCTCCAGGAGGAAGCCGCGCACCTCAGATGGGCCGCAAGCCCCTTCCTCCCTCAGGTGGGCTGCGAGCTCCTTCTCCCCAGGAGGAGGCCGCGCACCTCGGGTGGGCCGCGAGCCCCTTCCCCCCTCAGGCGGGCCGCGAGCCCCTTCCCCCCAGGAGGCGGCCGCGCACCTCAGGTGGGCTACGAGCTCCTTCTCCTCCATGAGGAAGCCCAGCAGCACCTTGCTGGCGTAGCCAAAGGCCTTTTCGATCTGCTCCACGTACGCCCGCTCCTTCAGCGTGTAGATGACCTCTTTGGCCGCCGGACAAGTGACGTCATGGCCACATTCCCTGACCACGTTCAGGTATTTTCCTGGAAAGGGATGGAGAAAAGCGCATCGCAACTTTTGCTGCACAAGTGACCAACCGCAGGCCTGGACCTGAGAGGCCGAGTCCTATCGCTAGCCCGAGGCCAGGAACAGAACCACCTGGGAGAGAACGGTCCCAGAAACcacgccccctgccccgcccagAGCAGAGCAGCACAATACAGGCGTCATCCACGGAGCGTGCGACTTCCTGCGACTCCTCACCGCGGACTTTCCTCATCGAGGCCATGAGAATCACCTCAGAGAGCCAGACCCTGCACCacttcccagccctgcccccagcccagctctcAGAACCAACGTCAGGGCCCTGGCTGGAGCCTCCCCAGGTGACGTGTAACACACGTGTCTCTACACAGGTTCCTGACCCACAAGGTGATGCCTAGAAGCACCACCGGTCCAGCAGGGCCTGTGCCCTTCCCTGCTTTTCCGCTGCTGGcctgtgatgctgggagaaacGCGGCACGTGCGTCTGGCCTTGCTCCTGGTCCATCACTGAGCACCTGGAACCCTCTC includes these proteins:
- the TUBGCP2 gene encoding gamma-tubulin complex component 2 isoform X1, encoding MSEFRIHHDVNELLSLLRVHGGDGAEVYIDLLQKNRTPYVTTTVSAHSAKVKIAEFSRTPEDFLKKYDELKSKNTRNLDPLVYLLSKLTEDRETLQYLQQNAKERAELAASAAASSTASFGTPATASKISMQELEELRKQLGSVATGPTWQQSLELTRKLLRDKQNKKNSGQRLPVFPAWVYERPTLLGDFLTGSGASADVAVPIGTLPLASQEAAVVEDLLYVLVGVDGRYITAQPLTGRQSRTFLVDPNLDLSIRELVSRILPVAASYSTVTRFIEEKSSFEYGQVNHALAAAMRTLLKEYLILVTQLEQLQRQGLLSLQKLWFYIQPAMRTVDILASLATSVDKGECVGGATLSLLHDRSFSYTGDSQAQELCLYLTTAASVPYFEILEKWIYRGIIDDPYSEFMVEEHELRKEKIQEDYNDKYWEQRYTVVQRHIPSFLQKMAGKVLSTGKYLNVVRECGHDVTCPAAKEVIYTLKERAYVEQIEKAFGYASKVLLGFLMEEKELVAHLRSIKRYFLMGQGDFFVHFMDLTEEELKKPVDDITPTRLEALLELALRMSTANTDPFKDDLKIDLMPHDLITQLLRVLAIETKQEKAMVHADPTELTLSGLEAFSFDYVVKWPLSLIINRKALTRYQMLFRHVFYCKHVERQLCSVWISSKAAKQRSLHSAKWFAGAFTLRQRMLNFVQNIQYYMMFEVMEPTWHVLEKNLRAASNIDDVLGHHTSFLDSCLKDCMLTNPELLRVFSKLMSVCVMFTNCMQRFTQSMKLDSELGRLTLEHGTMQGPPTEAERAEERARKELARKCLAEHVDAPQLASSFEATINKFDKNFSAHLLDLLARLSVYSTSDCEHGMASVISRLDFNGFYTEQLERLSAERSQKVAPTVPGPRGPPAPVPRVAVPAQ
- the TUBGCP2 gene encoding gamma-tubulin complex component 2 isoform X2, yielding MSEFRIHHDVNELLSLLRVHGGDGAEVYIDLLQKNRTPYVTTTVSAHSAKDFLKKYDELKSKNTRNLDPLVYLLSKLTEDRETLQYLQQNAKERAELAASAAASSTASFGTPATASKISMQELEELRKQLGSVATGPTWQQSLELTRKLLRDKQNKKNSGQRLPVFPAWVYERPTLLGDFLTGSGASADVAVPIGTLPLASQEAAVVEDLLYVLVGVDGRYITAQPLTGRQSRTFLVDPNLDLSIRELVSRILPVAASYSTVTRFIEEKSSFEYGQVNHALAAAMRTLLKEYLILVTQLEQLQRQGLLSLQKLWFYIQPAMRTVDILASLATSVDKGECVGGATLSLLHDRSFSYTGDSQAQELCLYLTTAASVPYFEILEKWIYRGIIDDPYSEFMVEEHELRKEKIQEDYNDKYWEQRYTVVQRHIPSFLQKMAGKVLSTGKYLNVVRECGHDVTCPAAKEVIYTLKERAYVEQIEKAFGYASKVLLGFLMEEKELVAHLRSIKRYFLMGQGDFFVHFMDLTEEELKKPVDDITPTRLEALLELALRMSTANTDPFKDDLKIDLMPHDLITQLLRVLAIETKQEKAMVHADPTELTLSGLEAFSFDYVVKWPLSLIINRKALTRYQMLFRHVFYCKHVERQLCSVWISSKAAKQRSLHSAKWFAGAFTLRQRMLNFVQNIQYYMMFEVMEPTWHVLEKNLRAASNIDDVLGHHTSFLDSCLKDCMLTNPELLRVFSKLMSVCVMFTNCMQRFTQSMKLDSELGRLTLEHGTMQGPPTEAERAEERARKELARKCLAEHVDAPQLASSFEATINKFDKNFSAHLLDLLARLSVYSTSDCEHGMASVISRLDFNGFYTEQLERLSAERSQKVAPTVPGPRGPPAPVPRVAVPAQ